In Melospiza melodia melodia isolate bMelMel2 chromosome 11, bMelMel2.pri, whole genome shotgun sequence, the following proteins share a genomic window:
- the LOC134423305 gene encoding cytochrome P450 2J2-like: MLHFLWDSVSLQTFLIFLFIFLLIADYMKNRNPKNFPPTPLRLPFLGHLYLVDFKDPVGGVQRLTKRYGDIIGMHMGGMKTVLVSGMRLVKEVLVNQGDKFLERPDLPFDEQMFNKIGLVFSTGHLWKAQRKFTLTTLRNFGLGKRSLEERIQEECGYLVDVFRDEQGNPFNPQLKITNAVANVICSLIFGNRFDYHDEDFQRLLKLMNEMTALNGAVSSQLYNNFPSIMKYLPGAHQTIFKHWRVLQKFMQEQINKHKEDWNPSESRDYIDSYLLEISKDHDSNTFQEEHLMACALDLMFAGTETTSSTLRWALLFMAVHPEIQARVQAEIDAVIGEARPPALEDRNKLHYTNAVIHEVQRKGNVIPFNVPRMASEDTYVDGYYIPKGTVITTNLTSLLFDKNEWKTPDTFNPENFLKDGKFWKNECFLPFSTGKRSCLGELLARSELFLFFTSLLQKFTFQAPPDTTLSLQSILGITNAPQPYKICAVPR, encoded by the exons ATGCTGCACTTCCTCTGGGACAGCGTCTCCCTCCAGACATTCCTCATCTTTCTCTTCATCTTCCTGCTCATCGCAGACTACATGAAGAAcagaaatccaaagaatttcCCTCCCACCCCCCTCCGCCTGCCCTTTTTGGGGCACCTCTACCTCGTAGACTTCAAAGATCCTGTGGGTGGAGTGCAGAGG CTAACTAAAAGATATGGTGACATCATCGGCATGCACATGGGTGGCATGAAGACAGTGTTGGTAAGTGGGATGCGGCTGGTGAAGGAAGTGCTTGTAAACCAAGGGGACAAGTTCCTGGAACGCCCTGACCTTCCCTTCGATGAGCAGATGTTCAACAAGATTG GACTGGTCTTCTCCACCGGGCACCtgtggaaggcacagaggaagttCACCTTGACCACGCTCCGGAACTTCGGCCTGGGGAAGAGGAGCCTGGAGGAGCGCATCCAGGAGGAGTGCGGATACCTGGTGGATGTGTTTAGGGATGAACAGG ggaatcctttcaACCCTCAGTTGAAAATCACTAATGCTGTTGCAAACGTCATCTGCTCCCTCATCTTTGGCAATCGGTTTGACTACCACGATGAGGATTTCCAAAGACTGCTGAAGCTGATGAATGAAATGACTGCCCTCAATGGAGCTGTCTCAAGCCAG CTGTACAACAATTTCCCATCTATAATGAAGTACTTACCTGGAGCCCACCAAACAATTTTTAAACACTGGAGGGTTTTGCAAAAATTTATGCAAGAGCAGATCAACAAACACAAGGAGGACTGGAACCCCTCAGAGAGCCGGGACTACATTGACAGCTACCTGCTGGAGATCTCCAAG GACCACGACAGTAACACCTTCCAGGAGGAGCACCTCATGGCCTGTGCACTTGACCTGATGTTTGCTGGGACTGAGACCACGTCCTCAACGCTCCGCTGGGCGTTGCTCTTTATGGCCGTACATCCAGAAATTCAAG CCCGGGTGCAAGCCGAGATCGATGCGGTCATCGGCGAGGCACGGCCCCCAGCCCTGGAGGACAGGAACAAGCTGCACTACACCAACGCTGTCATCCACGAAGTGCAGAGGAAAGGCAACGTTATCCCTTTCAATGTGCCCAGAATGGCATCAGAGGACACCTACGTGGATGGATACTACATCCCAAAG gGCACTGTTATAACGACAAATTTAACCTCTCTGCTGTTTGACAAGAATGAGTGGAAAACCCCTGATACTTTTAACCCTGAGAATTTTCTGAAGGATGGGAAGTTCTGGAAAAATGAGTGTTTTCTACCATTTTCTACAG ggaagcgttcctgcctgggtgagctgctggccCGTTCCGagctcttcctcttcttcacctccctgctccagaaaTTCACCTTCCAGGCACCCCCAGACACCACGCTCAGCCTCCAGTCCATTCTGGGCATCACAAATGCCCCACAGCCCTACAAGATCTGTGCTGTGCCTCGCTAG